A DNA window from Mycolicibacter hiberniae contains the following coding sequences:
- a CDS encoding PDR/VanB family oxidoreductase, whose amino-acid sequence MGSRFRPLDEMPGEVPPHLYGRWRHDPLLWLSDLLAKVAIPTFSVLMRRRRLAEPEQTRQLRVVGREIVAHDKDVVALTLAAVDDKPLARWTPGAHLDLLLPSGRMREYSLCGDPADSGSYRIAVRRIPDGGGGSIEVHDTLLPGATVTVKGPRNGMPMAVPGFGSPARHLRFVAGGIGITPILPMLRAAERLGLDWSMVYTGRSADSIPFIAEVQQFGAKVRVRTDDTQGLPRAADLIGDVPGATALYACGPPAMLEVLRQGLMDRTDVELHYERFSAPPVLDGKAFTVTLARSGTTVTVGADQSALAAILAVEPATPYSCKQGFCGTCRVRVVDGTVDHRDQTLTDTERSRGDMLVCVSRAAGDHLMIDV is encoded by the coding sequence GTGGGCTCGCGATTCCGGCCGCTGGACGAAATGCCGGGGGAGGTTCCGCCGCACCTGTACGGCCGATGGCGTCACGACCCGCTCCTGTGGCTGTCGGACCTGCTGGCCAAGGTCGCGATCCCCACGTTCAGCGTGTTGATGCGGCGCCGCAGGCTGGCCGAACCGGAGCAGACGCGCCAACTGCGGGTGGTAGGACGCGAGATCGTCGCGCACGACAAGGACGTGGTGGCGCTGACGCTGGCCGCCGTCGACGACAAGCCGCTGGCCCGCTGGACCCCCGGTGCGCACCTGGACCTGCTGTTGCCCTCGGGGCGGATGCGGGAGTACTCGCTGTGCGGGGATCCGGCCGATTCCGGCAGTTACCGCATCGCGGTGCGTCGCATCCCCGACGGCGGCGGCGGGTCGATCGAAGTGCACGACACGTTGCTGCCCGGCGCCACGGTCACCGTCAAGGGACCCCGCAACGGCATGCCCATGGCCGTTCCCGGCTTCGGTTCGCCGGCGCGGCATCTGCGGTTCGTCGCCGGCGGCATCGGGATCACGCCCATCCTGCCGATGCTGCGCGCCGCCGAGCGCCTGGGCCTGGACTGGTCCATGGTCTACACCGGCCGCAGCGCGGACAGCATCCCGTTCATCGCTGAGGTGCAGCAGTTCGGCGCCAAGGTGAGGGTGCGCACCGACGACACGCAAGGGCTGCCCAGGGCTGCCGACCTGATCGGTGACGTACCCGGTGCCACAGCGCTGTACGCCTGCGGGCCTCCGGCGATGCTCGAGGTCCTCCGGCAAGGCCTGATGGACCGTACCGACGTGGAGCTGCATTACGAACGCTTCTCTGCGCCACCTGTTCTCGACGGCAAGGCGTTCACGGTGACGCTCGCCCGCAGCGGCACCACCGTCACCGTCGGCGCAGACCAGAGCGCGCTGGCCGCCATCCTGGCGGTCGAGCCCGCCACCCCCTACTCCTGCAAGCAGGGGTTCTGCGGCACCTGCCGCGTCCGGGTGGTCGACGGGACGGTCGACCACCGGGATCAGACCCTGACCGATACCGAACGTTCCCGCGGCGACATGCTGGTCTGCGTGTCCCGGGCGGCCGGCGACCACCTCATGATTGACGTATGA